The Chitinivorax tropicus genome segment GTATGGTCGATTATCTGTCGGCCATCGTTGCATTCAGGCAAGGCAAGCTGGATGAAGCGCGGAAACTGATCCAAAGTGCGGATCGGGAAATGCCGCAGTTTGTGCCCTCCATGTTGCTGGCCGGGCAGATCGAGCTGGCCGCAAATGATCCACAAAAGGCAGCCAATGCTTTTCAGCAGGTGCTGAATCTCTCTCCAAATGACATTCAAGCCCGGATGTTGCTGGCACAAGCTCAAATACTACTGAAGCAGCCGCAACAAGCCTACGAAACACTCAAGCCGGCCTTGCTGGCCGCCCCCTACTCCGCACCGCTTTATACACTGGCGGGTGAGGCCCTGCTATACAGCAACGATGACCGCCAAGCAATTGCCTTTCTGGAATACGCTGCCAAACTGGCGCCGGACAGCGCCCGAGTGAGCCAATCACTGACATTGTCCAAAATGGCTAAAGGGGGGGTGACGGACGACCACTTGATGCAGAGCAAAATCAACCCTCGAACCACTGAGGTAGTGAAAATCATCAATGCCTTGAATGCGGGCAAACTGGCTGAGGCTGAGCAAATGGCGGCCAAGCACGCCAACAACCACCAGGACGATGCACTCATGCACAATCTGCTGGGCGTGGCGCGAGCCAGGGCGGGCAAGCATGATCAGGCGAGGCAAGCCTTTGAGAAAGCACTGGCCATCCGGGCGACCTACTATCCCGCATTGGTCAATCTGTCTTTACTGGACATCAAGCTTGGTCATACACAGGCGGCAATCAGCCGTTTCGATCAGCACCTCAAAATGCGCCCAGGTGATGTCACCGCCTTGCTAGGCCGCGCCGAGGTCGGCTTGCGTGCCGGAGAGAAACCCGGTCAAATCGAAAGATTTCTGCAAAGCGCCCACAAGGCAAACCCAGGCATGCTACAACCCGCGCTGATGCTGGCACAGCTCTTTTTCCAGTCTGCGGATCACGGTCGAGCAATGGAATATGCGCTGAAGGCTCGCAATATCGCCCCCAATGATAAAGATGTACTGCAAATACTCGGGATGAGCCAGCTGGCATCGGGCGATCGAAATGGCGCCATCTCCACCCTGACGCAATGGGTCATTGCATCACCAGGCGAGGCGGGGCCGCTGATCCAGCTGGCAAAAGCCCAAGCGGGTGACAATCGAGCAGCCAGCGCGGAACACAGCCTCCGAAAAGCATTGGAAATCGAGCCGAAGAACATTCAAGCACATGTAGAACTTGCTCTGCTTTACGCCAAGGCAGGGCGCGCTGCCGATGCCAATCGGAAACTCGCCGAACTGAGCGATCTGAAACTGTCGGCATCCGATCAGAAAGAGCTTCAGGCAGACATAGCCATGGCAGCGGGCAAATCTGCCGATGCCACATCTACCTATCAATCGCTTTATCAAACCACCCCTAGCCCTCGGCTGTTGTCCAAGCTCCACGATGCGCTGGTACAAGCAGGGAAGGTAGATGAAGCGATTCGCATTGGCCAGACTTGGCTCCAGAACAACCCGGACGACATCGGTAGTCATTACTTCCTGGCAAATGCGGCCTCCAATGCCAAGCGCCCCAAAATTGCGGCAGGTTATTATGAAGTCATCTTGAAAAAGAACCCAGATGATCTGACCGCCCTCAACAATGCAGCCCAAGCTTACGTGCAGTTTGACACCAAACGGGCCATCGACCTCGCCACACAAGCCTTCAAGCTGGCACCAGAAAATCCTTTTGTGCTGGACACCTACGGCTGGTCGTTGTTACACAGCGGGAAATTCAAGGAAGGCATCAAACACATCGAGCTGGCCTATCGGAAAAACGGGCAACAGCCGGACATTCAGTACCACTATGCCGTTGCACTGGCCAAAACAGGGGATCGAATGAGCGCCAAAGAGCGCTTGAGTGAATTATTGAAAACCCACCCCAATTTCCCAGATGCGGCTGAAGCCAAGTATCTATTTGAACAGCTTACCCGAGAAGTCGGTAATTGAACGGATACACCAAGCGGCACCCCGCTTGGCTAGGCAACATGGGGAACGCCCATGTCAAGGATACGCTGCCAATCAAAATAAGGCCCAGGGTCAGTTTTTCTACCTGGCGCGATGTCAGAATGACCTTGAACGTCCACGATCGGGAAATGCCGCCTGAGCAATCGCCCCAACTGTGTCAGACAGTCATATTGCAAGTCGGTGAAAGGCACAAAGTCAGACCCCTCCAACTCGACTCCGATCGAAAAGTCATTGCAGCGCGCTCGCCCACGCCAACTCGACACGCCTGCATGCCATGCCCGATCCAAGCATGATACGAACTGGACCAGCTCACCGTCCCGTCGAATGAAGAAGTGAGCAGAGACCCGCAACTGATGAACCTGCGCATAGAACGGATGTTCATCCGGCGGCAAGGTATTGGTAAAAAGCTGCACCACGCCCGGCCCGCCGAACTGATTGGGCGGCAGGCTGATATTGTGAACCACCAACAGCTCAACCAAGCTTCCCTCCGGGCGCGTGTCAGTATTCGGGGATCGCACATGCGTTGCTGGATGCACCCAGCCGTCGGATGCCATGTTGAATATGAATGCCATCCCCGCCCTCCTGACCTAAGCTGCCCGCTTGGCCGCCTGCCGGTGGCGAATCCACTCAATCACAATCGGCATGACCGAAATGATGATGATGGCAACCATGATCAATTTGAGATTTTGCTGCACGATCGGCAATGAGCCGAAGAAAAAGCCGCCATAGACAAATGCCAGAACCCAAACCGCCGCACCGATCACATTATAGGCAATGAACTTGCTGTAGCTCATCTCACCGATGCCCGCAACAAAAGGCGCAAAGGTACGAACAATCGGGACGAAACGGGCTACGATGATGGTTCGTCCGCCATATTTCTCAAAAAATGCATGCGTCTTGTCAAGATACTCTTTCTTGATCAGCTTGGCATTCGGGCCGGTCAGAATATGTCCGAAACGTCGGCCAATTGCGTAATTGACCGTATCCCCCAGAATGGCTGCCACAATCAGCAAGGCTGCCAGCAGATGCACATTCATCGCTCCCTGCGAGGCCAGGGCGCCAGCCACGAACAACAAGGAATCACCAGGTAGAAATGGCGTTACAACCAGACCGGTTTCGCAAAAAATGATCAGAAACAGAATGCCATACACCCAGGTGCCATATTGCTGCGTCAGCTCCAATAAGTGCTGATCAACATGCAAGATAAAATCGATCAGAAATTTGATGATTTCCATTACCTAATTCACCCCATCAGCGAGAACACTTCGGGCTCGGTTGACACCATGTCTGCTGAACCCAAACAGCACAAAGGCGGGATACCCGCCTTTGTTTTTTTATCATGACCGAATGACGGCTGTGCAACTCAAACCACGGCCTCTTCTTTTTTCTTCACCGGAACAATGAAATGCTCGCGTTTGACGCCAAGCCACATTGCCAGGGGGCATGACACCAATACCGATGAATAAATACCGAAGCAGATGCCAATGGTCAAAGCCAATGCAAAATTATGCAGCGTCGGCCCACCCAGGAACAACATGGAGGTCACCATCATCTGGGTTGACAAGTGGGTGATGATGGTACGGCTCATGGTACTGGTGATGGCATTGTCGATCACTGCGGATACCTCGCCCTTCCGCATCTTGCGGAAGTTCTCCCGAACCCGGTCAAACACCACCACCGATTCGTTGACCGAATACCCCAGCACCGCCAACACACCGGCCAGGACAGGCAGGTCGAATTCCCACTGGAACAGGGAGAAAAAGCCAAGAATGATGATCACATCATGCAGGTTGGCGATAATGGCCGCCACGGCAAAGCGCCACTCAAACCGCAAGCTCAGGTACAACACGATACCCGCGATTACGATACCCAACGCTGTCAAGCCGTGGGAAAACAGCTCCTCCCCAACCGCCGGGCCGACAAACTCAACGCGCCGCAACTCGACAGAGCCATCAGCAGACTTCAGCTTGGTCATGATGTTTTCCGACAGCTGAGCGCTGGTGAGCCCTTTCTTGATCGGCAGACGGATCATGACATCTCTGGATGTCCCGAAATTCTGGACCACCGCGTCAGGGAACCCGATCGATTGCAAGTCGCTACGGACACGATCCAGATTGGCTGTCTGCTTATAGGCCACCTCCATCACTGTTCCGCCGGTGAAATCCACACCAAAGTGAAGCCCTTTGGTCATCAGGAAAACAACCGCAGCAATAAAGGTGAGCAAAGAGACGATATTGAACTTCAGCGCATGGCGCATGAAGGGGATGTCTTTTTTGACGTGAAATAGTTCTAACATGCTGGACCCCTACATTTACACCGACACGCTTTGCAAGCGGCGACGGTAACCATAGATCAGGTTAGTCATACCACGAGCGACAAATACCGCGCTGAACATGGATGTCAAAATACCCAGACAGTGAACAACCGCGAAGCCGCGAACAGCACCGGATCCGAAAATCAGCAGTGCCACACCTGCAATCAAGGTTGTCACATTCGAATCCAGAATCGTCGCCCAGGCATGCTCATAGCCGGCTTTGATTGCCGCCTGGGGAGATACCCCATTGCGCACTTCTTCACGAATACGTTCGTTGATCAACACGTTGGCATCAATTGCCATCCCCAGCGTCAGCGCAATGGCCGCGATGCCAGGCAGCGTAAGGGTGGCTTGCAGCATCGACAGAACCGAAATCAACAAGAACAGGTTGACGCCCAACGCAAAGGTCGCGATGAAGCCCATCATCCGGTAGTAGACCAGCATGAATAGCATGATGGCGACAAATCCATACAATGTGGATTTGAACCCTTTTTCAATATTCTCTTTACCCAGGCTTGGCCCGACGGTGCGCTCTTCGACAATGGTCATCGGGGCGGCCAACGCACCAGATCGCAACAACAAGGCCGTGTCATTGGCTTCAGCCGTATTCATCGACCCGGAGATCTGCACGCGGCCACCACCGATTTCAGTCCGGATGACTGGCGCAGTGACGACTTCCGCTTTGCCCTTTTCAACCAGGATCATGGCCATGCGGCGACCGATATTGTCACGGGTCAGCTGCTTGAAAATGGCAGCGCCCTTGCTGTCCAGATTGATATGCACGGCGGCTTCGCCGTTTTCACTGAAGCCAGGTTGCGCATCATTGATGTTGTCTCCGGTCAGCTCAACGTCTTTCTTGACCAGGATCTTCGAGGGCATGCCACTTGGGCTGACTTCATCGAGTAATTCGTAGCCCACCGGGACATTACCGGCCTGGGCATCTTGTAATTTGGATGAATCATCCTCAACCAACCGGACTTCCAGCGAAGCGGTACGACCCAGGATGTCTTTGGCTTTGGCGGTATCCTGCACGCCAGGCAGCTGGACCACGATCCGATCTTCACCTTGTTGTTGGATGATCGGCTCTGCCACACCCAATTCATTCACGCGATTGTGCAAGGTGGTGATGTTCTGCTTGACCGAGTCGGTCTGTACGCGCTTCAGCTCTTCTGGCTTCACAGCCGCCACCAGCTTGATGTCGCCGTCTTCCTGAGTCTTCACCAGCAGCGTGGGCAGATCCTTCTCGATGGCAGCACGCGCTGCACGCAGCTCTTCCACATCACGGAATTTGACTTCAATGTTGTTGCCGATCCTGCGAATCTGGCCATAACGGATCTTTTTGTCCCGCAAATCACGGCGAATATCTGCCGAGTAGCGTTCCATGGCTTTGTCCATGGCAGCTTGCATATCGATCTGAAGCAGGAAGTGCACCCCACCCCGTAGATCCAGCCCCAGGAACATTGGGCGAGCATGCAGACGCGTCATCCAGTCTGGTGTCTTGGAAACGCTGTTCAATGCGACGATATAAGCACCACCCAACGATTTCTGAATGATGTCTCGTGCCTGATACTGAGCGTTTTGATCTTTGACCTTGACTTTGATACTGCTGCCATCCAGCAGCGCGCCATCCATCGGCACATGGGCATCAGCCAGCGCTTTTTCGATCTGCTTCAGTGTCGTCGAATCAATCTTGGTTGACTGACGTTCCGGAGAAATCTGTACAGCAGGCGAATCCCCATAGAAATTGGGGATGGTGTAGAGCGTACCGATGATCAGCGCCAACGCGATGATCACGTATTTCCAGACAGGATATCGGTTCATATTCGAGGTAATACAAAACGTAACGCCCGATCACGTCGGGCGCCAACGCAAGAAGTTAAATATTCTTCAACGTACCCTTGGGCAACACTGCGGTAATCGCAGGGCGCTGCAGGGTCATCTCCACTTTGTCGGCCACTTCGATCACGACATATTGATCCGACAGTTTCACGACCTTTCCAACCAAGCCACCATTGGTCGAAACTTCATCACCTTTTTGCAAATTGGCCAGCATGTTCTGGTGCTCTTTCATTTTCTTCTGCTGAGGCCGGATCAGCATGAAGTAGAAAAGCACAAAAATAACGACCATCGGCAACAATGAAATAAAGTCAAAGCCAGCGGGCGCTGCAGCCTGCCCGTTTGCATATGCGGTACCAATCATGTGGAAAAAGCTCCGGAGAGAGTCCAAACAAAACCGGCATTGTAGCCGGAAGCGATCACAAATTCGAGCAACGATTCAAACGAATTCGTCAGCATGAGTCCGGAAGCTAAGACTGCAGCGAGGTTGCCGGGTTCCCTACCATGGTCTGACCAAGATTCGGCCACCCGCAACACTCAGGACAATAGCATACATCAAACACCAGATGGATTACAGGAAGTAATAATCCAGCCCGATCTCACGGCGGACTTCCGACAAGGTTCTGGCCGCCTCTTCCCGTGCAATCAGAGAATGTTTGCGCAACATCTCCAACACAGCAGCTTTATCGGTAGCCATTTCCGCCCGCTTTGCCCGAATAGGCTGCAACAGGGCCTGCAAACGGTCCTCAAGCTGTCGTTTGACCACGCTATCCGCCAAGCCGCCTTGTTGATAGCGCCGCTTCAGATCTGCCACCAAATCGACATCCGGCTCAAAGGCATCCAGATAGGTGAACACCACATTGCCCTCTACCTGGCCAGGATCTTCCACTCGAAGGTGATGCGGGTCGGTGAACATCTGCTTTACGGCTTTGCTAATTTCGTCGGCGGAGGCGGACAGCGGCAGGCTATTGCCGAGTGATTTGCTCATCTTTGCCTGACCGTCAATCCCTGGCAATCGCCCCACTTTGGGTACGATAGCCTCAGCCTCAACCAACACGTCCCGACCAAGGCTTCGATTCATCCGGCGGACAATTTCATTGGTCTGCTCGATCATTGGCAATTGATCTTCACCAACCGGGACATAGTTTGCCTTGAATGCAGTAATGTCGGCAGCCTGACTCACCGGGTAGCTGAGAAAACCCGCAGGAATGTCACGCTCAAAGCCACGTTGGCGGATTTCTTCCTTGACTGTTGGATTGCGCTCCAGCCGGGCAACTGAAACCAGATTCAGGTACAAAACGGTCAGCTCGGCCAATTCAGGCACTTTGGATTGGATGAAGATGGTGGATTTCGCGGGATCGATGCCCACAGCCAGATAATCCAAGGCAACCTCGACTACATTCTCACGGACTTTTGCATAGTTGCCCATGTTGTCGGTCAATGCCTGCATATCGGCAATCAGCACGAATTGTTTGTACTGATCCTGAAACAACACCCGATTTCGCAGAGAGCCAACCAGGTGGCCGAGATGAAGCGGCCCGGTTGGGCGATCACCGGTCAATATCACCGGTTTTCTTGGGGGAATATAGCTATTGTCTTGACTCATGATGCGCTCCAAAAAAGCCTGCTCACCGTTTTTGGGCGCCTGAAAACGAACATGCCGCCCAATTCGGCGGCATGTTGATGATGTTCAATTGATGCAATGAACCCACGGTGCCGCCAGCTGAAAGCGCCACCAGTAAAAAAAACCAAATACAAATGCGGGTTTGTTCGTTTGCATGTCGTTGATCATGTCACGCGTAACAGATGCTCGTCAAGGCCAGGAAACGCTCACTCACACGCCCCAGCAATGATTTCGCTTACATGTTGTACGGGCATCAGCCACCTGTCGATTTCAGAACCTGCCGCTCATCTCTGAATTGTGCACGGAATGCTTCGAACTGATCATTGTCAATGGCGGCCCGGATATCCCGCATCAATTGCTGATAGTAGTAGAGATTATGGATAGTGTTCAGCCTCGCCCCCAGGATTTCATTCACGCGCTGCAAGTGGTGCAGATAGGCACGGGTAAAGTGGGTGCAGGTATAGCAGGCGCAAGTCTCATCCAATGGCTTGGTATCAAGCTTATAGCGCGCATTGCGGATCTTGATGTCACCAAAGCGAGTAAACAACCAACCATTACGGGCATTGCGTGTCGGCATGACGCAATCGAACATGTCGATGCCTTTTGATACAGCATAGACCAGATCCTCCGGTGTCCCCACCCCCATCAGATAACGCGGCTTGTTTGCAGGCAGCTTTGGTGCGGTATGGCTGAGGATTCTTTCCATGTCCTCCTTGGGCTCGCCCACCGACAGCCCCCCTACTGCAAACCCGTGAAAATCGATTCCCTGCAACCCTTCCAGCGATTCGTCCCGCAGATCTTCATACATGCCGCCTTGTACAATTCCAAACAGAGCATTGGGATTGGCCAACCGGTCAAATTCATCGCGAGAGCGACGAGCCCAGCGCAGGCTCAATCGCATGGAATCCGCAGCCTCCTGGCGCGTAGCCGGGTAAGGTGTGCACTCGTCAAAAATCATGACGATATCCGAGTTGAGCACCCGCTGAATGCGCATCGATTCCTCAGGCGTCAGAAACAGCTTGTCCCCATTGACTGGGCTTGAGAACTTCACCCCTTGCTCAGTGATCTTGCGCAACTCACCCAGGCTGAAAACCTGAAACCCCCCTGAATCGGTCAAAATAGGTTTGTTCCAGCCCATGAAATCATGCAAACCACCATGCGCAGCAATCACGTCCAGACCAGGGCGCAGCCATAGGTGAAACGTATTGCCCAGCACGATCTGAGCCCCAATGTCGTGAAGCTCATGTGGGCTCATTGCCTTGACAGAGCCGTAGGTCCCGACGGGCATGAAAACGGGTGTCTCGATGCGGCCATGGATCAACTCCAGCGTCCCGCGGCGGGCAGCACCATCTGTCTTATGTAATGTAAATTTCATTTTTATCTTTCCGAAGAAACAGTTCGGTCATCTCCGCAGACGGGGCCACCCGTCGCAGTGGCCATCAATGGCCATCGTTCTTGAACTTCCAATAAAGTGTTGACGCCATACATCAACCATACAACCACCAAGGCGGCTTCTTGACTCAAGTGCTTTACTGCAACTGATCAGCAACTACCGCCGAAGCGGATGGAATGCCTCTGGAAACACTGCGTCAACAGCCTCAAAGCGGGCAGTATTTTAAGATATGACACAACTGATCAGGCAACAATTCGATGCCTCAGCAAGACGAATGAAGAGCTGCCCACAAAATGGGCAAGGGGCGCCTATTGACGCGTACGATACACACCGACAGACACCGGCGAGAAATGCATGAAGGGCCTAAACAATGGCAGTCCGCGTTTTTGTAACATTCCAGCGCCCCATCTCCATGCTGCACTGCAAAACAATCCGGGCGACTTCACATCACTCCTCACCAATCCATACATAATGAGAACCAACTATGCAAACACGAATCACCACACCAATCAGAACTTGAAAAAGTGATTTTTATGAAATATAAAATGATATTAATCAAAACATTGATTGAAATGATGCCATTGCTATTAAGTAATTATTTAGTTATTGGTATAAATACGGATGGGAAACTAGGTAGTATGCACATGACAACGGGGTTATCCCGTAAGGGATACTAGCAATAGGCAGTCATGTCGCAATGCGACAGAATTCGTAGTGTGAAATCCAGCAAGGCGCAAGCCTGCTCCTCTCTCCTAAGATTTTTCGGGGTACCTCAAGTACCCCGTTTTTTTTGCCTTCGATTTCCAAACAAAACGCAGCATCAATCCGGGATTTTTCTATTTCAGTTTGCTGATTATTGAATTGGCCTTTGAGAAATTCGTATCTGCCAAGCCTTCATTTGAACACCCTTTCGAGTATCGGGCACGCTACTTTCATCCGTACGTTGACAAGGCGCGGCGGTTTC includes the following:
- the prsT gene encoding XrtA/PEP-CTERM system TPR-repeat protein PrsT, translating into MNPYTSRRIKPTLISLLFISLSLQGCGDRLKNHDQLVEEARQASAKGDHSTAAINLKSAVEKEPERAQTRVLLAQTLLDSGQAADAEKQLRRAFQINNDQKLITPLLVKTLLAQKNYKGIIEETDIAAGAGTLDGESSAGRAKAYLMLNRIDEAERIYTQLIKQQPNVLAAQIGLAQIAVSRGDLTQATELINSALTTAPNHVEALYILATLHTAKNDTDGAIATYRKIITQAAKEATAYVRLVDLLAARKQFEVAQQEISKLRQTQGMAGMVDYLSAIVAFRQGKLDEARKLIQSADREMPQFVPSMLLAGQIELAANDPQKAANAFQQVLNLSPNDIQARMLLAQAQILLKQPQQAYETLKPALLAAPYSAPLYTLAGEALLYSNDDRQAIAFLEYAAKLAPDSARVSQSLTLSKMAKGGVTDDHLMQSKINPRTTEVVKIINALNAGKLAEAEQMAAKHANNHQDDALMHNLLGVARARAGKHDQARQAFEKALAIRATYYPALVNLSLLDIKLGHTQAAISRFDQHLKMRPGDVTALLGRAEVGLRAGEKPGQIERFLQSAHKANPGMLQPALMLAQLFFQSADHGRAMEYALKARNIAPNDKDVLQILGMSQLASGDRNGAISTLTQWVIASPGEAGPLIQLAKAQAGDNRAASAEHSLRKALEIEPKNIQAHVELALLYAKAGRAADANRKLAELSDLKLSASDQKELQADIAMAAGKSADATSTYQSLYQTTPSPRLLSKLHDALVQAGKVDEAIRIGQTWLQNNPDDIGSHYFLANAASNAKRPKIAAGYYEVILKKNPDDLTALNNAAQAYVQFDTKRAIDLATQAFKLAPENPFVLDTYGWSLLHSGKFKEGIKHIELAYRKNGQQPDIQYHYAVALAKTGDRMSAKERLSELLKTHPNFPDAAEAKYLFEQLTREVGN
- the ampD gene encoding 1,6-anhydro-N-acetylmuramyl-L-alanine amidase AmpD, yielding MAFIFNMASDGWVHPATHVRSPNTDTRPEGSLVELLVVHNISLPPNQFGGPGVVQLFTNTLPPDEHPFYAQVHQLRVSAHFFIRRDGELVQFVSCLDRAWHAGVSSWRGRARCNDFSIGVELEGSDFVPFTDLQYDCLTQLGRLLRRHFPIVDVQGHSDIAPGRKTDPGPYFDWQRILDMGVPHVA
- a CDS encoding DedA family protein, which translates into the protein MEIIKFLIDFILHVDQHLLELTQQYGTWVYGILFLIIFCETGLVVTPFLPGDSLLFVAGALASQGAMNVHLLAALLIVAAILGDTVNYAIGRRFGHILTGPNAKLIKKEYLDKTHAFFEKYGGRTIIVARFVPIVRTFAPFVAGIGEMSYSKFIAYNVIGAAVWVLAFVYGGFFFGSLPIVQQNLKLIMVAIIIISVMPIVIEWIRHRQAAKRAA
- the secF gene encoding protein translocase subunit SecF gives rise to the protein MLELFHVKKDIPFMRHALKFNIVSLLTFIAAVVFLMTKGLHFGVDFTGGTVMEVAYKQTANLDRVRSDLQSIGFPDAVVQNFGTSRDVMIRLPIKKGLTSAQLSENIMTKLKSADGSVELRRVEFVGPAVGEELFSHGLTALGIVIAGIVLYLSLRFEWRFAVAAIIANLHDVIIILGFFSLFQWEFDLPVLAGVLAVLGYSVNESVVVFDRVRENFRKMRKGEVSAVIDNAITSTMSRTIITHLSTQMMVTSMLFLGGPTLHNFALALTIGICFGIYSSVLVSCPLAMWLGVKREHFIVPVKKKEEAVV
- the secD gene encoding protein translocase subunit SecD, which gives rise to MNRYPVWKYVIIALALIIGTLYTIPNFYGDSPAVQISPERQSTKIDSTTLKQIEKALADAHVPMDGALLDGSSIKVKVKDQNAQYQARDIIQKSLGGAYIVALNSVSKTPDWMTRLHARPMFLGLDLRGGVHFLLQIDMQAAMDKAMERYSADIRRDLRDKKIRYGQIRRIGNNIEVKFRDVEELRAARAAIEKDLPTLLVKTQEDGDIKLVAAVKPEELKRVQTDSVKQNITTLHNRVNELGVAEPIIQQQGEDRIVVQLPGVQDTAKAKDILGRTASLEVRLVEDDSSKLQDAQAGNVPVGYELLDEVSPSGMPSKILVKKDVELTGDNINDAQPGFSENGEAAVHINLDSKGAAIFKQLTRDNIGRRMAMILVEKGKAEVVTAPVIRTEIGGGRVQISGSMNTAEANDTALLLRSGALAAPMTIVEERTVGPSLGKENIEKGFKSTLYGFVAIMLFMLVYYRMMGFIATFALGVNLFLLISVLSMLQATLTLPGIAAIALTLGMAIDANVLINERIREEVRNGVSPQAAIKAGYEHAWATILDSNVTTLIAGVALLIFGSGAVRGFAVVHCLGILTSMFSAVFVARGMTNLIYGYRRRLQSVSV
- the yajC gene encoding preprotein translocase subunit YajC; the protein is MIGTAYANGQAAAPAGFDFISLLPMVVIFVLFYFMLIRPQQKKMKEHQNMLANLQKGDEVSTNGGLVGKVVKLSDQYVVIEVADKVEMTLQRPAITAVLPKGTLKNI
- the trpS gene encoding tryptophan--tRNA ligase; its protein translation is MSQDNSYIPPRKPVILTGDRPTGPLHLGHLVGSLRNRVLFQDQYKQFVLIADMQALTDNMGNYAKVRENVVEVALDYLAVGIDPAKSTIFIQSKVPELAELTVLYLNLVSVARLERNPTVKEEIRQRGFERDIPAGFLSYPVSQAADITAFKANYVPVGEDQLPMIEQTNEIVRRMNRSLGRDVLVEAEAIVPKVGRLPGIDGQAKMSKSLGNSLPLSASADEISKAVKQMFTDPHHLRVEDPGQVEGNVVFTYLDAFEPDVDLVADLKRRYQQGGLADSVVKRQLEDRLQALLQPIRAKRAEMATDKAAVLEMLRKHSLIAREEAARTLSEVRREIGLDYYFL
- the tgt gene encoding tRNA guanosine(34) transglycosylase Tgt encodes the protein MKFTLHKTDGAARRGTLELIHGRIETPVFMPVGTYGSVKAMSPHELHDIGAQIVLGNTFHLWLRPGLDVIAAHGGLHDFMGWNKPILTDSGGFQVFSLGELRKITEQGVKFSSPVNGDKLFLTPEESMRIQRVLNSDIVMIFDECTPYPATRQEAADSMRLSLRWARRSRDEFDRLANPNALFGIVQGGMYEDLRDESLEGLQGIDFHGFAVGGLSVGEPKEDMERILSHTAPKLPANKPRYLMGVGTPEDLVYAVSKGIDMFDCVMPTRNARNGWLFTRFGDIKIRNARYKLDTKPLDETCACYTCTHFTRAYLHHLQRVNEILGARLNTIHNLYYYQQLMRDIRAAIDNDQFEAFRAQFRDERQVLKSTGG